Proteins encoded in a region of the Canis lupus familiaris isolate Mischka breed German Shepherd chromosome 1, alternate assembly UU_Cfam_GSD_1.0, whole genome shotgun sequence genome:
- the IFNL3 gene encoding interferon lambda-3: MKLDTAVGCVLVLTAVVLTATGAVPFPKPLGVLADARGCHLAQFQSLSPQELQAFKRAKDTFEESLSQKAWSCRPRLFPRTWDLQQLKVWERPMALEAELALTLKVLEAMADSSLGDILDQPLHTLRHIHSELQACVPAQPPAQPPAGSRPRGRLHHWLQRLHDAPEKESLGCLEASVMFNVFRLLTRDLKCVASGDLCV; the protein is encoded by the exons ATGAAGCTGG ATACGGCTGTGGGCTGTGTGCTGGTGCTGACAGCTGTGGTGCTGACGGCGACGGGAGCAGTTCCTTTCCCCAAGCCCCTTGGGGTCCTCGCAGATGCACGGGGCTGCCACTTGGCCCAGTTCCAGTCTCTGTCCCCACAAGAGCTGCAGGCCTTCAAGAGGGCCAAGGACACCTTT GAAGAGTCGCTTTCCCAGAAGGCTTGGAGCTGCCGCCCCCGACTCttccccaggacctgggacctGCAGCAGCTGAAG GTGTGGGAGCGCCCCATGGCCTTGGAGGCTGAGCTGGCCTTGACACTGAAGGTCCTGGAGGCCATGGCTGACTCGTCCCTGGGGGACATCCTGGACCAGCCCCTTCACACGCTGCGCCACATCCACTCCGAGCTCCAGGCCTGT GTCCCAGCTcagcccccagctcagcccccagCAGGCTCCCGGCCCCGAGGCCGCCTCCACCACTGGCTGCAGCGCCTCCATGATGCCCCAGAGAAG GAATCCCTCGGCTGCCTGGAAGCCTCTGTCATGTTCAACGTCTTCCGCCTCCTCACCCGGGACCTGAAATGTGTGGCCAGTGGAGACCTGTGTGTGTGA